One segment of Sphingomonas qomolangmaensis DNA contains the following:
- the mutS gene encoding DNA mismatch repair protein MutS has translation MIAQYLALKAEAQDCLLFYRMGDFFEMFFEDARIAAACLDIALTGRGEHDGERIPMCGVPVHAATAYLQRLIKAGHRVAIAEQTETPEAAKKRGGSKALVARAIVRVVTAGTLTEEALLDARAANWCVAVGEAGGDVAVAAADVSTGRFEIFETDLAGLGATLARLNPAEVVASEASEIDATSHRPRAQFDSAGGETRLKSLYGVATLDGFGQFSRAALSAAGGLVAYLDHTAKGALPFLRPPVLHADDASMAIDAATRESLELTLATGGTRKGSLLDSVDRTVTGAGARLLGQDIAAPLMDAGAIGARLDLVQRFHDEPNLRETLRSSLRALPDIGRALGRIVAGRGSPRDLGQLRDGLDAAWGLGERLHQLAAPPPLLAEIAPRLQGHGALIDLLKRALVPEPPIDAAGGGYIAEGFDAALDDLRHTGAGGRRAIAALEADYRKRTGIAALKIRHNGVLGYHVEVPARAADALMAPESGFTHRQTLAGVVRFNAADLHEAAMQVTQAGNHALAAEASHLEDLTETALARRHEIAVTADALARIDVAAGLAERAAEGGWARPALVDHACFEVEGGRHPVVEAAVARAGGRFVANDCDLSEASRLWLVTGPNMGGKSTFLRQNALIAVLAQAGSYVPAARAKLGLVDRLFSRVGASDNLARGRSTFMVEMVETAAILAQATPRSFVILDEVGRGTSTYDGLAIAWAVVEAIHEDNRCRCLFATHYHELTRLAERCEALSLHHVRAREWKGELVLLHELATGPADRSYGLAVARLAGLPPATIARAKSVLAKLEAGRAKTGGLAAGLDDLPLFAAVAAQEADAVDELRSALTAIDVDALSPREALEALYRLKGLAG, from the coding sequence ATGATAGCGCAATATCTCGCGCTCAAGGCCGAGGCGCAGGATTGCCTGCTATTCTACCGGATGGGCGATTTCTTCGAGATGTTCTTCGAAGATGCGCGGATCGCGGCTGCCTGCCTCGACATCGCGCTCACCGGGCGCGGCGAGCATGATGGCGAGCGGATTCCAATGTGCGGCGTGCCGGTCCATGCCGCGACCGCCTATCTACAGCGGCTGATCAAGGCGGGGCACCGCGTCGCGATCGCCGAACAGACCGAAACCCCCGAAGCGGCGAAAAAGCGCGGCGGATCGAAGGCGCTGGTGGCGCGCGCGATCGTCCGCGTGGTGACCGCGGGCACGCTGACCGAGGAGGCGCTGCTCGATGCCCGCGCGGCCAATTGGTGCGTCGCGGTGGGCGAAGCCGGCGGCGATGTTGCGGTGGCCGCCGCCGATGTATCGACCGGGCGGTTCGAGATTTTCGAGACCGACCTAGCGGGGCTCGGGGCAACGCTCGCGCGGCTCAACCCCGCCGAAGTCGTCGCCAGCGAGGCTAGCGAGATCGACGCGACCTCGCACCGCCCGCGCGCGCAGTTCGACAGCGCTGGCGGCGAGACTCGGCTGAAGTCGCTGTACGGTGTCGCGACGCTCGACGGGTTCGGGCAGTTCTCACGTGCCGCGCTGTCGGCCGCGGGCGGGCTGGTCGCCTATCTCGACCATACCGCCAAGGGGGCACTCCCCTTCCTGCGTCCGCCGGTGCTGCATGCGGACGACGCCAGCATGGCGATCGACGCGGCGACTCGCGAGAGCCTCGAGCTGACGCTTGCCACCGGCGGCACGCGCAAGGGCAGCCTGCTCGACTCGGTCGATCGCACGGTCACCGGCGCCGGCGCGCGGCTGCTGGGACAGGACATCGCGGCGCCGTTGATGGACGCCGGCGCAATCGGTGCGCGGCTAGATCTGGTGCAGCGCTTCCACGACGAACCCAATTTACGCGAGACGCTGCGGTCGTCGCTGCGCGCCCTGCCCGATATTGGCCGCGCGCTGGGTCGGATCGTCGCCGGGCGGGGGTCGCCGCGTGATTTGGGACAGTTGCGCGACGGGCTCGATGCAGCTTGGGGCTTGGGCGAGCGGCTGCACCAACTCGCCGCGCCGCCGCCCTTGCTCGCCGAGATCGCGCCGCGGCTACAGGGACATGGCGCACTGATCGACCTGCTCAAGCGCGCGCTGGTGCCCGAACCGCCGATCGACGCCGCGGGCGGCGGCTATATCGCCGAGGGGTTCGACGCCGCGCTCGACGATCTGCGCCATACCGGTGCTGGCGGCCGGCGCGCGATCGCCGCGCTCGAGGCCGACTATCGCAAGCGCACCGGGATCGCGGCGCTGAAGATCCGCCACAATGGCGTGCTCGGCTATCATGTCGAAGTGCCTGCGCGCGCTGCCGATGCGCTGATGGCGCCCGAGAGCGGCTTCACCCATCGCCAGACGCTGGCGGGCGTCGTCCGCTTCAACGCCGCCGACCTGCACGAAGCGGCGATGCAGGTAACGCAGGCGGGCAACCACGCGCTGGCTGCCGAGGCATCGCATCTCGAAGACCTGACCGAAACCGCGCTCGCACGCCGGCACGAGATCGCAGTCACCGCCGACGCATTGGCGCGGATCGACGTCGCCGCAGGGCTCGCCGAACGTGCCGCCGAGGGCGGCTGGGCGCGACCGGCGCTGGTCGATCACGCCTGTTTCGAGGTCGAGGGCGGGCGGCACCCGGTCGTCGAGGCTGCGGTGGCGCGCGCTGGCGGACGCTTCGTCGCCAATGATTGCGACCTGTCCGAAGCGTCGCGGCTATGGCTGGTCACCGGCCCCAATATGGGCGGTAAATCGACCTTCCTCCGCCAAAATGCGCTGATCGCGGTACTGGCACAGGCCGGCAGCTACGTCCCCGCCGCGCGAGCGAAACTGGGGCTGGTCGATCGCCTGTTCAGCCGTGTCGGCGCTTCGGACAATCTGGCGCGCGGGCGGTCGACCTTCATGGTCGAAATGGTCGAGACAGCGGCGATCCTGGCGCAGGCGACGCCGCGCAGTTTCGTCATCCTCGACGAGGTGGGGCGCGGCACCAGCACCTATGACGGGCTGGCGATCGCCTGGGCGGTGGTCGAGGCGATCCACGAGGATAATCGATGCCGCTGCCTGTTCGCGACGCATTACCACGAGCTGACCCGGCTGGCCGAACGCTGCGAGGCGCTGTCGCTGCACCATGTCCGGGCGCGCGAATGGAAGGGCGAGCTGGTGCTGCTGCACGAACTCGCGACCGGCCCCGCCGACCGCAGCTATGGCCTGGCAGTGGCACGGCTCGCAGGGCTGCCACCCGCAACGATCGCCCGCGCGAAATCGGTGCTGGCCAAGCTCGAGGCAGGCCGCGCCAAGACCGGCGGGTTGGCGGCAGGCCTCGACGACCTGCCGCTCTTCGCGGCGGTGGCAGCGCAGGAGGCCGACGCGGTCGACGAACTACGCAGCGCGCTCACCGCGATCGATGTCGATGCGCTGAGCCCGCGGGAAGCGCTCGAGGCGTTGTACCGGCTCAAGGGATTGGCGGGCTGA
- the trmB gene encoding tRNA (guanine(46)-N(7))-methyltransferase TrmB: MNDPAVIRRLYGRRQGHKLRVAQEELVAELLPQIAVPEGPLAAATLFGSPRPLEVEIGFGAGEHLAGQAAARPSTGFIGCEPFLNGVVAALGHVRDGALDNVRLHMGDALDVLDRLPDASLERVYLLHPDPWPKARHAKRRMVNHGPLDLIAAKLKPGCEFRLGTDDPTYCRWAMMVMNQRRDFEWTAATAKDFQTRPADWPETRYERKARRHGHEVWYFRYMRV; encoded by the coding sequence ATGAACGATCCCGCCGTCATCCGCCGCCTCTATGGCCGCCGCCAGGGCCACAAATTGCGCGTGGCGCAGGAGGAATTGGTCGCCGAGCTGCTGCCGCAGATTGCGGTGCCCGAAGGGCCGCTCGCCGCCGCGACGCTGTTCGGCTCGCCCCGCCCGCTCGAGGTCGAGATCGGCTTCGGCGCGGGAGAGCACCTCGCCGGGCAAGCCGCCGCGCGCCCTAGCACCGGGTTCATCGGCTGCGAACCGTTCCTCAACGGCGTCGTCGCCGCGCTCGGGCATGTTCGCGACGGCGCACTCGATAATGTTCGGCTGCACATGGGCGATGCGCTCGACGTGCTCGATCGGCTGCCCGATGCCAGCCTGGAGCGCGTGTATCTGCTGCATCCTGATCCCTGGCCCAAGGCGCGCCACGCTAAGCGCCGGATGGTCAATCACGGCCCACTCGACCTGATCGCCGCCAAGCTGAAGCCGGGCTGCGAGTTTCGGCTCGGTACCGACGATCCGACCTATTGCCGCTGGGCGATGATGGTGATGAACCAGCGCCGCGACTTCGAATGGACTGCCGCCACCGCGAAGGATTTCCAGACCCGTCCCGCCGACTGGCCCGAGACGCGCTACGAACGCAAGGCGCGGCGGCACGGGCACGAAGTGTGGTATTTCCGCTACATGCGGGTTTGA
- a CDS encoding GNAT family N-acetyltransferase, with translation MTKPMLPTDFNRLPPVHAIETVEGLASAIDTVAQGARETHRFLRYGWFSAALAAYGGRARTLIASRDGAPVIALPMVAFGPAILRLAAVPGCYWPFRSFPVTQDVGPEAFEPLLDALAQEVTALRIGPVYDDDPALCLLRIAAEARGWTALPRDVAESFLLDIDGARAEGTWPRSSTLKKNRFHEKHLAAHGVPGWDFVAGEGWTGQAFDDLAIIERASWIAERTDGSDAKFTDEGHGAFWRAAAQDPVLAQMMWAAMLRIDGAPAAFSFDLNVGTLKYAIANSYVPTFAKHSPGKLLYYRNLVRAIEDGITRVDWGAGDSGYKRTIGAEPGPMIRDWLFVRPGVASVVARLLRGRWTRSGQDQTRM, from the coding sequence ATGACCAAGCCGATGCTGCCGACCGACTTTAACCGCCTGCCGCCCGTCCATGCGATCGAGACGGTCGAGGGGCTGGCGTCGGCGATCGATACCGTGGCGCAGGGCGCACGCGAGACGCATCGTTTCCTGCGCTATGGCTGGTTCTCAGCGGCGCTCGCTGCCTATGGTGGCCGGGCGCGCACGCTGATCGCGTCAAGAGATGGCGCGCCGGTGATCGCGCTGCCGATGGTCGCGTTCGGCCCGGCGATACTGCGATTGGCCGCGGTACCCGGCTGCTATTGGCCGTTCCGTAGCTTTCCGGTGACGCAGGATGTCGGCCCAGAGGCGTTCGAACCGCTGCTCGACGCGCTGGCGCAAGAAGTGACCGCGCTGCGGATCGGGCCGGTCTATGACGATGATCCGGCGCTCTGCCTGTTGCGGATCGCCGCCGAAGCCCGCGGTTGGACCGCGCTGCCGCGCGACGTCGCTGAAAGCTTCCTGCTCGATATCGACGGCGCCCGCGCCGAGGGCACCTGGCCGCGCAGCTCGACGCTCAAGAAGAACCGCTTCCACGAAAAGCATCTGGCGGCGCACGGCGTGCCCGGCTGGGATTTCGTCGCAGGCGAGGGCTGGACCGGCCAGGCGTTCGACGATCTGGCGATCATCGAGCGCGCCAGCTGGATCGCCGAGCGCACCGACGGATCGGACGCGAAGTTCACCGACGAGGGCCATGGCGCATTCTGGCGCGCGGCGGCGCAGGATCCGGTGCTCGCGCAAATGATGTGGGCGGCAATGCTGCGGATCGACGGCGCTCCCGCGGCCTTCTCGTTCGACCTCAATGTCGGCACGCTGAAATACGCGATCGCCAACAGCTATGTGCCGACCTTCGCCAAGCATTCGCCCGGCAAACTGCTCTATTACCGCAACCTGGTGCGCGCGATCGAAGACGGCATCACGCGGGTCGATTGGGGCGCGGGCGACAGCGGCTACAAGCGAACGATCGGGGCCGAGCCGGGCCCGATGATCCGCGACTGGCTGTTCGTGCGGCCTGGCGTGGCGAGCGTGGTCGCGCGGTTATTGCGCGGGCGCTGGACCAGAAGCGGGCAGGATCAAACCCGCATGTAG
- a CDS encoding DUF2721 domain-containing protein encodes MQFSPVISTVAATIQVAIAPVFLLAGIGGILNVMTGRLARIVDRARSLEQLHPRSTGPEHDRHVWELRRIDRRISVINAAIFLVTLSAVLICLVVALLFIAELSDLKIGRIVAVAFILSMLMLMIGLLCFLIEVRMSLKAIHIRSELLEQERK; translated from the coding sequence ATGCAATTTTCTCCCGTCATTTCGACCGTCGCCGCGACGATCCAGGTCGCCATCGCGCCGGTGTTCCTGCTCGCCGGGATCGGCGGCATCCTCAATGTGATGACCGGGCGACTGGCGCGGATCGTCGATCGTGCGCGCAGCCTCGAACAATTGCACCCGCGCTCGACCGGTCCCGAACACGACCGGCATGTGTGGGAATTGCGGCGGATCGACCGGCGGATCAGCGTCATCAACGCGGCGATCTTCCTGGTCACGCTCAGCGCGGTGCTGATCTGCCTGGTGGTCGCGTTGCTGTTCATCGCCGAACTGAGCGATCTCAAGATCGGCCGCATCGTCGCGGTCGCATTCATCCTGTCGATGCTGATGCTGATGATCGGGCTGCTATGCTTCCTTATCGAGGTGCGGATGTCGCTGAAGGCGATCCACATCCGCTCCGAATTGCTCGAGCAGGAACGCAAGTGA
- a CDS encoding DUF4345 domain-containing protein: protein MTPAAERRLLQAAVVLVCFVPLSASLSSLWYGPRWLSGVAEVPTDLDSHFRYLSGLFLVMGLAFLATVPRIEAQGERLRLLGAMVVVGGLARLASLVLVGVPSRGHVVGLCIELGVVPAILLWQRRVARRVAADPNFARSPRACRRAARLRHDSVDRKCGPDFDKLSPNGIGG from the coding sequence GTGACCCCCGCCGCCGAGCGCCGGTTGTTGCAGGCGGCGGTCGTCCTGGTCTGCTTCGTGCCGCTGTCGGCGTCGCTATCGTCGCTGTGGTACGGCCCGCGATGGCTGAGCGGGGTGGCCGAGGTGCCGACCGACCTCGACAGTCATTTCCGCTATCTCTCTGGGCTGTTCCTGGTGATGGGGCTTGCCTTCCTCGCGACGGTGCCGCGGATCGAGGCGCAAGGCGAGCGGTTGCGGTTGCTGGGCGCGATGGTGGTCGTCGGGGGCCTGGCGCGGCTCGCGAGTTTGGTGCTGGTCGGCGTGCCGTCGCGCGGCCATGTCGTGGGGCTGTGCATCGAGCTCGGCGTGGTGCCCGCGATCCTGCTGTGGCAGCGGCGGGTGGCGCGGCGGGTTGCGGCGGATCCAAACTTTGCCCGTTCGCCCCGAGCTTGTCGAAGGGCGGCCCGCCTTCGCCACGATAGCGTAGACCGAAAGTGCGGGCCGGACTTCGACAAGCTCAGCCCGAACGGAATTGGGGGCTAG
- a CDS encoding amidase, with product MRQWTMTTAAVVAMMAAAQPAMAQRAAIEETSVAAVQADMTARRTTSERLTRAYLARIAAIDRKGPTLRSVIALNPQALEQARALDAERKAGRVRGPLHGVPVLVKDNIETVENATTAGSLALKDNFTRRDAPLVTRLRAAGAVILGKTNLSEWANIRSSNSMSGWSAVGGLVRNPYALDRSSCGSSSGTGAAIAASLAVVGVGTETDGSVVCPAAMNGLVGLKPTIGLVSRTHVVPISHSQDTAGPMARSVRDAAALFSAMIGSDSADAVTRDADRHRRDYAAALDASIVKGLRIGVLRPEMSSDLAARFDASLALLKAQGAVLVDLKRPETEGMGAAEFDVLKMELKSDLNAYLATTPASVKTRTLADVIAFNQANAAAEMPFFAQEIFEQAQATGGVDDPKYKAARAKSLGLARAAIDGMLKASDVRLIVAPSYGAPWLSDPVHGDQFSGPSASALPAISGYPHLTVPMGLVDGLPVGLSFFSTALTEGLLLNAGYAFEQAEPMRVAPGYAASANAGPGMDGAGR from the coding sequence ATGCGGCAGTGGACGATGACGACGGCGGCGGTGGTGGCGATGATGGCGGCGGCGCAGCCAGCGATGGCGCAGCGCGCCGCGATCGAGGAAACCAGCGTCGCGGCAGTGCAGGCCGACATGACCGCCAGGCGCACCACCAGCGAGCGGCTGACCCGTGCCTATCTCGCGCGGATCGCGGCGATCGATCGCAAGGGGCCGACGCTGCGCAGCGTGATCGCGCTCAATCCGCAGGCGTTGGAACAGGCGCGCGCCCTCGATGCCGAGCGCAAGGCGGGGCGGGTGCGCGGACCGCTGCACGGCGTGCCGGTGCTGGTGAAGGACAATATCGAGACCGTCGAGAACGCGACGACAGCGGGCAGCCTGGCGCTCAAGGACAATTTCACCCGCCGCGACGCGCCGTTGGTCACCCGGCTGCGCGCTGCCGGCGCGGTCATCCTCGGCAAGACCAACCTCTCCGAATGGGCCAATATCCGCTCGTCGAATTCGATGAGCGGCTGGAGCGCGGTCGGCGGCTTGGTGCGCAACCCCTATGCGCTCGATCGCTCGTCGTGTGGGTCGTCGAGCGGCACCGGCGCGGCGATCGCCGCCAGCCTCGCGGTGGTAGGGGTCGGGACCGAGACCGACGGCTCGGTAGTCTGCCCCGCGGCGATGAACGGGCTGGTCGGGCTGAAGCCGACGATCGGCCTCGTCAGCCGCACCCATGTCGTGCCGATCAGCCATAGCCAGGATACGGCAGGGCCGATGGCACGCAGCGTCCGCGACGCCGCCGCGCTCTTCTCCGCGATGATCGGCAGCGACAGCGCCGACGCGGTGACCAGGGACGCCGACCGCCACCGCCGCGATTATGCCGCGGCGCTCGACGCCAGCATCGTCAAGGGGCTGCGGATCGGCGTGCTGCGTCCCGAAATGTCGAGTGATCTCGCGGCGCGCTTCGATGCGTCGCTCGCGCTGCTCAAGGCGCAGGGCGCGGTGCTGGTCGATCTCAAACGGCCCGAGACCGAAGGCATGGGCGCCGCCGAATTCGACGTGCTCAAGATGGAGCTCAAGAGCGATCTCAACGCCTATCTCGCGACGACCCCCGCCAGCGTGAAGACGCGGACGCTCGCCGACGTGATCGCCTTCAACCAGGCGAATGCGGCGGCCGAAATGCCGTTCTTCGCGCAGGAGATCTTCGAACAGGCGCAGGCGACCGGCGGCGTCGACGATCCCAAATACAAGGCGGCGCGCGCCAAGTCGCTCGGGCTCGCACGCGCGGCGATCGACGGGATGCTAAAGGCAAGCGACGTGCGGCTGATCGTCGCGCCGAGCTATGGCGCCCCCTGGCTGTCCGATCCCGTCCATGGCGACCAGTTCAGCGGCCCCTCGGCAAGCGCGCTCCCCGCGATCTCGGGCTATCCGCATCTGACGGTGCCGATGGGGCTGGTCGATGGCTTGCCCGTCGGCCTGTCCTTCTTCTCGACCGCGCTGACCGAGGGGCTGTTGCTCAATGCGGGCTATGCCTTCGAGCAGGCGGAGCCGATGCGCGTGGCGCCGGGCTATGCGGCATCGGCGAATGCCGGGCCGGGGATGGATGGGGCAGGGCGCTAG
- a CDS encoding aspartate/glutamate racemase family protein, translated as MRTIGLIGGMSWESSAHYYRIINQAVRARLGGGHSARCLLLSLDFAEIAAGQAAGDWDGLTAMMIDAARQLERGGADMVLICTNTMHLMADDVAASVAIPLLHIGDAAGAAIVSAGHRRVGLLGTAFTMERDFYRGRLADRFGLDVIVPEAEDRAEVHRIIYDELVQGQVSAASREVYRGVIARLVDRGAEAIILGCTEIMLLVGTADSAVPLFDTTDLHALAAVEAALAGSIA; from the coding sequence GTGCGGACTATCGGATTGATCGGCGGCATGAGCTGGGAAAGCTCGGCGCACTATTACCGGATCATCAACCAGGCGGTGCGCGCGCGGCTGGGCGGCGGCCATTCGGCGCGCTGCCTGCTGCTGTCACTCGATTTCGCCGAGATCGCCGCGGGGCAGGCCGCGGGCGATTGGGACGGGCTGACCGCGATGATGATCGACGCCGCGCGCCAGCTCGAACGCGGGGGGGCGGACATGGTGCTGATCTGCACCAACACGATGCACCTGATGGCCGACGACGTCGCGGCCAGCGTCGCGATCCCGCTGCTGCATATCGGCGACGCCGCGGGTGCGGCGATCGTCTCAGCGGGGCACCGCCGGGTCGGGCTGCTGGGTACCGCCTTCACGATGGAGCGCGACTTCTATCGCGGGCGGCTCGCCGATCGCTTCGGGCTCGACGTGATCGTCCCCGAGGCCGAGGATCGCGCCGAAGTCCACCGGATCATCTATGACGAGCTGGTGCAGGGACAGGTTTCGGCGGCATCGCGCGAGGTATATCGCGGGGTGATCGCGCGGCTGGTAGATCGCGGTGCCGAGGCGATCATCCTTGGCTGTACCGAGATCATGCTGCTGGTGGGCACGGCCGATAGCGCGGTGCCGTTGTTCGACACCACCGATCTGCATGCGCTTGCCGCGGTCGAGGCGGCGTTGGCGGGCTCTATCGCGTGA
- the ygfZ gene encoding CAF17-like 4Fe-4S cluster assembly/insertion protein YgfZ, with product MSDATHPDATHLADRAVLRLSGEDVRGFLQGLVTQDLAAVAPGAPQWSGLLTPQGKALFDFLLWADGDDVLIDCEAAQADALVRRLSLYRLRRAIVIARDPALAVHWSLAPAADAAADPRHPKLGWRWLGAATGEDASRAWRAHRLALGVVEGAEELGQDSTLWLEANARELNGVSFTKGCYVGQENTARMHHRAKVSRRLLVAPLAEPGARTRVSYPDLGVMVELRRLDSLGDAALPDWVEES from the coding sequence ATGAGCGATGCCACCCATCCCGACGCCACCCATCTCGCCGATCGCGCGGTCCTTCGCCTCTCGGGGGAGGATGTGCGCGGGTTCCTCCAGGGGCTGGTGACGCAGGATCTGGCGGCGGTCGCGCCCGGCGCGCCGCAATGGTCGGGGCTGCTGACGCCGCAGGGCAAGGCGCTGTTCGATTTCCTGCTCTGGGCCGATGGCGACGATGTGCTGATCGATTGCGAGGCGGCGCAGGCCGACGCGCTGGTCCGCCGGCTGTCGCTATACCGGCTGCGCCGCGCGATCGTGATCGCGCGCGATCCCGCGCTTGCGGTCCATTGGTCGCTGGCGCCCGCTGCCGATGCCGCGGCCGATCCGCGGCACCCGAAGCTGGGCTGGCGCTGGCTCGGCGCCGCGACCGGCGAGGACGCGAGCCGCGCTTGGCGCGCGCATCGCCTGGCGCTCGGGGTGGTCGAGGGCGCCGAGGAACTCGGGCAGGACTCGACGCTCTGGCTCGAGGCGAATGCGCGCGAACTCAACGGGGTGAGCTTCACCAAGGGCTGCTATGTCGGCCAGGAAAACACCGCCCGGATGCACCACCGCGCCAAGGTATCGCGTCGCTTGTTGGTCGCCCCGCTGGCCGAACCCGGCGCGCGCACGCGGGTCAGCTATCCCGACCTCGGCGTGATGGTCGAACTGCGCCGGCTTGACTCGCTCGGCGACGCGGCATTGCCCGATTGGGTCGAGGAAAGCTGA
- a CDS encoding dihydroorotase yields the protein MATHDLKLTGGTVHLPGGPVQTTVYARGGRIAAIGGFADAEQTIDCTGLDILPGVIDTQVHFREPGLEHKEDLESGSRAAVMGGVVAVFEMPNTKPNTDSAEAIADKLARAKDRMWCDHAFYVGATGANAEHLGELERLPGTAGVKIFMGSSTGDLLVADDEVLARVLRSGRRRVAIHAEDEARMNARAGEFRIDGDVASHPIWRDDESALLATRRILGLARAAGRRIHVLHVSTPAELELLAQHKDIATCEVTPQHLTLAGEDAYRDLGTHAQMNPPIRSAVHRDGLWHWMGQGVPDVIGSDHAPHTLAEKAMPYPASPSGMPGVQTLLPLMLDHVAAGRMTLQRLIDLTSAGAQRIFNIAGKGRIAIGYDADFTVVDLKRRWTVDGAWLQSRSGWSPFEGCELTGKPIGTIVRGRAAMWEDELVGAASGAPIRFESTVFERG from the coding sequence ATGGCGACCCATGATCTGAAGCTTACCGGCGGCACCGTCCATCTGCCGGGTGGCCCGGTGCAAACCACCGTCTATGCACGCGGCGGCCGGATCGCCGCGATCGGCGGGTTCGCCGATGCCGAGCAGACGATCGACTGCACCGGGCTCGACATCCTGCCGGGGGTGATCGACACCCAGGTGCATTTCCGCGAGCCCGGGCTCGAGCACAAGGAAGACCTCGAAAGCGGCAGCCGCGCCGCGGTGATGGGCGGCGTCGTCGCGGTGTTCGAAATGCCCAACACCAAGCCCAATACCGACAGCGCCGAGGCGATCGCCGACAAGCTGGCGCGCGCCAAGGACCGGATGTGGTGCGACCACGCCTTCTATGTCGGCGCGACCGGCGCCAATGCCGAGCATCTGGGCGAGCTCGAGCGGCTGCCGGGGACCGCGGGGGTCAAGATCTTCATGGGATCCTCGACCGGCGACCTGCTGGTGGCCGATGACGAGGTGCTCGCGCGGGTGCTGCGCTCGGGGCGCCGCCGCGTTGCGATCCATGCCGAGGACGAGGCGCGGATGAACGCGCGCGCCGGGGAGTTCCGGATCGACGGCGACGTCGCCTCGCACCCGATCTGGCGCGACGACGAAAGCGCGTTGCTCGCGACCCGCCGCATCCTGGGGCTCGCGCGGGCGGCGGGGCGGCGTATCCATGTGCTCCACGTGTCGACCCCCGCCGAACTCGAATTGCTCGCGCAGCACAAGGACATCGCTACTTGCGAGGTCACCCCGCAGCATCTGACGCTGGCGGGCGAGGACGCCTATCGCGACCTTGGCACCCATGCGCAGATGAACCCTCCGATCCGATCGGCGGTGCATCGCGACGGGCTGTGGCACTGGATGGGCCAGGGCGTGCCCGACGTCATCGGGTCCGACCACGCGCCGCACACGCTCGCCGAAAAGGCGATGCCCTACCCCGCCAGCCCCAGCGGCATGCCCGGCGTGCAGACGCTGCTGCCGCTGATGCTCGATCACGTCGCGGCAGGACGGATGACGCTGCAGCGGCTGATCGACCTCACCAGCGCAGGGGCGCAGCGGATCTTCAACATCGCGGGCAAGGGGCGGATCGCGATCGGCTATGACGCCGACTTCACGGTCGTCGATCTCAAGCGCCGCTGGACGGTCGACGGCGCGTGGCTGCAATCGCGCAGCGGCTGGTCGCCGTTCGAAGGATGCGAGCTGACGGGCAAGCCGATCGGCACGATCGTGCGCGGGCGCGCCGCGATGTGGGAGGATGAATTGGTGGGGGCGGCTTCGGGCGCGCCGATCCGGTTCGAATCTACGGTGTTCGAGCGGGGGTGA
- a CDS encoding DUF1134 domain-containing protein: MRSQWIKRAAIGVALVAAPAMATGQVRTIDPNEAIDRDLSGPPPAYSPPAQVEEQVDPLTPDERAAQPGMPAAAPVAPTSTAPLPPIAAEQTTVASETYAREDLMAAAEGVFGKGAAELAGLLEKILSEQGRPNAYIAGREAAGAFVVGVRYGSGVMTHKVEGQRPVYWTGPSIGFDAGGDATKVFVLVYNLYDSQELYRRFPSAEGRAYFIGGFAATYMRRGDVVLIPIRVGVGYRLGANIGYMSFSEKAEWLPF, translated from the coding sequence ATGCGTAGCCAGTGGATCAAGCGCGCCGCGATCGGGGTGGCGCTGGTGGCCGCGCCGGCGATGGCGACCGGGCAGGTGCGGACGATCGACCCCAACGAGGCGATCGACCGCGATCTGTCGGGGCCGCCACCCGCCTATTCGCCGCCCGCGCAGGTGGAGGAACAGGTCGATCCGCTCACCCCCGACGAGCGCGCCGCGCAGCCGGGAATGCCCGCCGCCGCGCCGGTCGCGCCGACCAGCACCGCGCCGCTGCCGCCGATCGCCGCCGAACAGACGACGGTGGCGTCCGAAACCTATGCACGCGAAGACCTGATGGCCGCGGCCGAGGGCGTCTTCGGCAAGGGTGCCGCCGAATTGGCCGGGCTGCTCGAGAAGATCCTGTCCGAACAGGGGCGTCCCAACGCTTATATCGCCGGGCGCGAGGCCGCGGGCGCGTTCGTGGTCGGGGTGCGCTACGGCTCGGGGGTGATGACGCACAAGGTCGAGGGGCAGCGGCCGGTCTATTGGACCGGACCGTCGATCGGCTTCGATGCCGGCGGCGATGCCACCAAGGTGTTCGTGCTGGTGTACAACCTCTATGATTCGCAGGAATTGTACCGCCGCTTCCCCTCGGCCGAGGGGCGCGCCTATTTCATCGGCGGGTTCGCGGCGACGTATATGCGCCGCGGCGACGTGGTGCTGATCCCGATCCGCGTGGGGGTCGGCTACCGGCTGGGCGCCAATATCGGCTATATGAGCTTCAGCGAGAAGGCAGAGTGGCTGCCGTTCTAA